The Sphingomonas carotinifaciens genomic sequence AGCGGGTTAAAAACTCCCGCGAACCGATCGAGCGGATCGCCGCGACTACAGGCTTTCGCGATCCCGAGCGGATGCGGCGCGCCTTCCTCCGCGCGTTCGGGTAACCACCGCAGGCGCTGCGGCGATTGCGTAGTTGACCCGTCCGGTACTTCAACTTGAAGGCAGATGACCCACATGCGGTCATTCGCGGCCTCTTTTCGGCTCCCCACCTTCTGTCATCCATTCATGCTGAAAGCGCTGGAGGTGCTGAGCCTCAGCATTACCCTCCGCCCCGCCCGCCAGCCGTCCCAGAAAAGATTGTATTGGACAGTCGGGCGGATCAGCGGCGACTCAGTGCAAAGGCGAAGCTTGCGGTTCGCCCTTACGTCATCATCTCATTCACCTTACCGATCAGCGCATCTAGCGTGAATAGCTTTGTAAGCAGTTCCATACCGGGCTCGAGATGACCGTTTCCGACTGCGGCATTCTCGGCATAGCCGGTGATAAAGAGAGGCTTCAAATCGGGGCCAAGCGATCGGGCGGCATCGGCGACCTATCGGCCGTTCATACCGTTGGGCAAGCCTACGTCGGTAATGAGGAGATCGAACCTCGCCCCCGACTGCAGCACCTTTACCCCGGCCGCACCATCCGCCGCTCCGATCACGGTGTAGCCAACCTCATCGAGCACCTCGTCGACTAGGCCGGATCGACATTCAGGATTCCCAAATGGCGTAAAGGCTGATTCATAGGCATCCGTGTTGTGGCGCGGAGTGGATGATGGGGATTAAGCGGTACGAGTTGAGCAAGGCGCAATGGTCGCGGATTGCGTTGCTGGTTCCCGGCAAGAGCGCTGATCCTGGCCGGACGGGTGCGGACAACCGCTTGTTCGTGAACGGATGTCTTTGGGTACTGCGCTCGGGCGCACACTGGTGCGACCTTCCGGAACGCTACGGCAAGTGGAAGACAGTCCATCGACGCTTCAGCCGCTGGTGCCACGCTGGCGTCTGGGAGCGGGTGTTCGAGGCGCTGACGGCTGACCGCGACAACCAGTATCTGATGATCGACAGCACCATCGTTCGCGCGCACCAACAGGCGGCGACCGGAAAAGGGGGGCCAAGGATCAGGCGCTGGGGCGTTCCCGAGGCGGACTGACCACCAAGATACACATGCTCGCCGACACGTTCGGCCGCCCCTTGCGGTTTCGCATCACGCCCGGCCAAGCCAGCGACATCGCCTCGGCATCCGGCTTACTCGAAGGTCAGCGCGGAAAAGCGGTGCTTGCCGACAAGGCGTATGATGGCAACGACTTACGTGACCAGATCGCCGCGATGCACGCCGAGGCGGTGATCCCGTCCAAGCGCAACCGCAAGGTCGCCATCCCGCACGATGCGGAAATCTACAGGCATCGCAACCAGATCGAACGATGCTTCAGCCGCCTCAAACATTTCCGCCGCTTCGCCACTCGCTACGACCGCCGAACCACCCATTTCACCGGCTTCGTTCATCTCGCCGCCGCCATGATCTGGCTACGATGAATGTCGATCCGGCCTAGATCGCGAATGGTAGCTTCGTCATCGACGATCAGGACCGTACCGCTGCAGCTGTCCGGCAGCGCCGCCTCATGCTCTCCGCTCTTGTTCGACGCATCGCCACTGTAGCGCGGCAGGTAGATGCACAAGGTCGTGCCTATGCCTACCTCGGAGTAGATGCGCACCTGGCCTCCCGATTGCCGGGCAAAGCCGTAGATCATTGATAAGTCCAGCCCCGTACCCTGTCCTATCGGTTTGGTAGTGAAGAAGGGCTCGAACGCGCGCTCGATGGTGTGTTCGTCCATGCCGCAGCCTGTGTCGGTGACGCAAATCGACAGATACTGCCCTGGTAGCAGGTCCCGCTCACGCCCGCTGCGGTCATCCAGCCACTTGTTGGCCGTCTCGATGGTGATGCGGCCGCCTTCAGGCATGGCGTCTCGCACGTTGATGCACAGGTTGAGGATCGGATTCTCAAGCTGGCCGGCATTGATGTTAGCCGTCCACAGGCCACCGGCGCCGACGATCTCCAACGTGTTCTCGGGACCGATCGTACGTCGGAGGAGATCCTCCAGGCCGGCGATCAGCCGGTTGATGTCGGTGGGCTTGGGGTCGAGGGTCTGGCGGCGTGAGAAGGCGAGCAGACGCTGCGTCAGGGAGGCGGCACGTCGGCCGGCTCCTTGCGCCGCGAGAACGAGGCGATCGAGATCATCGATCCGGCCTTTCGCCACCCGGTGCTGCAGGAGCTCGAGATTGCCCATCACGCCGGTCAGAAGATTGTTGAAGTCGTGAGCAAGACCGCCGGTCAGCTGTCCAACCGCCTCCATCTTCTGCGTCTGGCGGAGCGATTCTTCGATCCGCTCCTGATCGGTGAGATCGCGGCCGATGATGTAGAAGAGATTGGACTTCACGTCGGAAACGGCGGTCCACATGACCGTGCGCGTGGTGCCATCACTTGCCAGCACATGATCGACGAAGCCGGTCACCATCTCACCCTGGGCAAGCGTGGCGACGACGTTCGCCGTTTCGGCGTGATCGGCAATCTCGATGAACGGACGGGTCAGCAGTTCGTCCTTGGTCCAGCCGAGCAGCCGTGCCTAGGCCGGATTGACCTGGATGCGGTAGCCGTCGAGCCGAGCCGTTGCCATCAGGTCGTTGGTCAGCTGCCACACGCGGTCACGTTCGGCGGTGCGTTCCTCGACGCGCTGTTTCAGAATTTTCGTTTGCGGCATGAAGGTCCGCCTGACTCTTCTTCAGAGCGGCGTCGGCCAGCACCCGCTCGGTGGCTTCGGTGGTGACGATGAACAGGCCGGCGATCTCACCATCGCCGTCGAGAACGCGCGAATAGGAGAAGGTGAACCAGGTGTCTGCCGGGCGTCCAAGCGGACCTGTCTCTTGCTGAACGAGCTGCCGCCGCTCGTGAATGAGCGCCATCAGCGGGGGGCGCAACAAATTCTGTCGATAGGATAATTTACCGTATCGTCAGTTATATCACTGAATATCAATCGGATAAGACAACATAATGCCATGATCATACAAGGTCGCATGGAATATCTGTCATATCGATCGGCTTCACCCAAGCATTGACGCTAGAGCCGATTGAGCCAAATGACGTGATCAATTGCCTACCTCTGGGAAAAAGTAAGTCGCCCTTACGCTTTGTTGCCAATCCGCAACGCCCGCTTCTCTCATGCAATTATCCCATACATCACGCTTGACCAAGCTAATGAATGTCGGACAAGTTAAATGACTGATCCGGGAAAATCGGGCGGTTACACGAGGGGATTGCCATGTTTCGCTTCATGTTGCTCACGTCAGCCGCTGCCGTGGCCTTATGCCCGATGCCATCATTTGCTCAGAGCAGTTCTGCGGATACCAGGGCGGCAACGACCAAGGATGATGCCTCTATTGAGGATCAAGCGCCTCTTGCCCAAGATCGCTCGGTGGCAAACGCGGAAGGTCGCAGTCCGGGAGTGGAGGCCACGCAGAATATCGATCAGCCTGTCGATGCAGCCGACATCGTCATCACCGGCTATCGAGCCAGCCTAGGTACCGCTCAGCAGATCAAACGAAACTCGGATGCGATCCTCGACGCAGTGGTCGCGCAAGACATCGGTAAGCTGCCAGATAATACAGCTGCCGAATCACTTGCCCGAATTACCGGCGTTCAGGTGACGAGAGGTAGCGACGAAGTAACGGGGGTTCTGGTACGTGGCCTCCCCAACGTCGCCACAACCTTCAACGGCCGCGACATCTTCACTGCCGAGCTTCGCCGATCCCAGCTTCAGGATTTTCCGGCCGGCGTGCTGGCGGGGCTGGAGGTATACAAGTCGGGCACGGCCGATTTGCTCGAGCCCGGGCTGGCCGGGCTCGTCAACGTCCGCTCGAACCGCCCGTTCGATTTCTCCGAGAAGTTCGTCGTCGCTGGAGGCATTCGCGGTACGTACAACGACCAGAGCAAGAAATACGACCCCTTGGGCAATATCCTGGTCAGCGCACGGAGCGATACGGCGCTGGGCGAGATCGGCGTGCTGGTCAACGCCTCCTACGCGCAAGCTCAATATCGCAACGCCGTGCGCTGGGCGAGTGGCTTTGTCCCAACTGAACTGCCGGCAGGAGTGACGGTGAGCCCGGCGTCAGTCGGGCGCGCGTTCCGCATTCCCGAACGTGTCGGCGTCTACAATGACAGCGGTAAGCGCTGGCGTCCGGCGGTCAATGCCAGCGTCCAGTGGAAGCCCGCCGACAATCTTGAGGTCTATTACGACTTCCTTTTCCAGGGTTTCCGCGGACGTTTGGCCAACGACCTATTCGAGACGTCGCTCATCAACAACAACGCTCAACTTTCCAACGTCGTCCTGCGCGACGGCGTACCTGATCAGGTGCAGACGCTGACCAAGACCGGTGGCGAGCGCGGACAAGCGTTCCGTAGCACCGTCAACAACAACACCAACACCTATCAGTCTGCTGGCGGCCTGAAGTGGAATGTCGGTCGCGCGCGGATTTCCACCGATCTGGCATATACACGCAGCCAATATGACGCCAGCGAGTACAGCTTCGACATGTCGCAGAGCAGTCCGACGCGGGTCGATGTCAACTTCTTCACGAACGGCGGCAGCGCCTTCGACCTGCCCGGCTATGATCGTGAGAACGCAGCCAACTATCGCTGGCGTGGGTATTTCGAGAGCCTGTATGTCGCTAAAGGTGCAGGATGGCAGTGGCGCGGCGACGTTGAACTCGACACCGACGTATCCCTATTTCCGCGGCTACAGATCGGGGCTCGCTGGACTGACCGGGACGCGTCGCTGGAGCGAGGTAATCGCTACGCCTACACCGAGACCCTGAACATACCGCTGGCCGATACGCCCGCCGGCGCTCTGGCACTGACCCCGGATGCTTTCCGTGGCAATGTACAGGGCTGGACAAGCTGGCTGATGCCGAGCCGTCAGGGGATTGAGGGTAATGCCGCGGCACTGCGCGAATTCTCGCGGCAGGCACTGATCCGCATCGTGGCGGCAAACCCGAATGATGGCGGCTACCGCGACTCGTTGAACCGCTTCTCGGTACCAAACGTACAACTCGATCCGTTCCAGGCATTTTACGCTAAAGAACAGACATACGCCTTTTATGGTCAGGCCAAGTACGAGTTCGACATTGGCAGCTTCAGTTTCGACGGCCTGGTAGGCGCGCGTGCTGTCAACACGGTCGGGCAGTACACCGGACGAGGCACCTTGCCTGTGGTCGTCAACGGCGTCGTGCAGACCGATGCGAATGGGATCCCGATCACGGCGGCCCAGGATGTGCAGGTGCGCCAGAACTTCATCGACGTTCTCCCGAACGTCAGCTTGCGCATCCGGCCAACCGACAAGCTGCAGATCCGGTTCGGCTTCACCAAGACGCGGACAGTGCCTGACTTCGGTCAGCTGAATCCAGCATTCTCGATAACGCCCAACCAGTCGCCGCGACCTGGCACCGTTATCACCAATCCCGATGGCACCACCACCGTAGTGACTCAACCTGCCAACGATCCACGTTTCTCCGCGGGCCTGCAAGGACGTCCGGATTATTTCGGCAGCGGCGGCAATCCCAACCTTGCGCCGCTCACCTCAAACAATTTCGACGCCACGATCGAATATTACTTCTCGAGAAACGCCTCGATCACCGCCGCCTTCTTCTACCGCGACCTGTTCGGCTTCTTTAACAATTACGTGCAGCGTTTCCGTGATCCGGTGTACGGGCTCGTTGAGGTCAATCGCCCGCTCAATGCCGGAGCGGGCCGCATCAGGGGCGTGGAGGTAGGTGGGCAAACCTTCCTGGACTTCCTGCCCGGGCTGCTTAGTGGCTTCGGCGTACAGGCCAACGCAACCTACCTTGATGGACAACAACGTTTTCCGGTCGATCTGATTCCCGCAAGCGAGTTGCCGCCGTTCGTTGCGATCCCCAGCCTGTCCAAGTGGAGCTACAACGCGGCGCTATTCTACGAAAAGGGCACGGTATCGACCCGGCTGTCCTATAATGGCCGCTCCCGTTTCCTGAACGGCAACCTTGTTGTTGATGGAGTATATTCGGGTGAAGGCACCGAGAACATCACTCGCCTCGACTTCTCGTTCAACTACACGCCGATCAAGCAAATAACGCTGACCCTTGATGCAGCGAACCTGCTGGCACAGCCATTTCGCAACTACGCGCAGTATGCGGTGAACGGCGAAAGCCGCTTCTACCCTCGCGACGTTCGCGACGAGGGTCGCTATTACGGTATCGGGGCACGGTTCCGGTTCTGAAGAACCGCGCTCCACCGTTTCGAATAGAAAGGAGTGAATAGGCCGAGCTGGCTGTCTGATAAGAGATGCCTGTGGCGTAAGCGTCGCCGGAAGCGACGCTTACGCCGACATCTGCTAAGGCATGCGGGATAAGCATGTATGCAAGATTGGCCAGTCATGGAACAGTGACCCACTTCCCGCCATTCAGCGGCCTTGTTGCGCTTCCCAACTTCGCCCGATCGTTCATGTGAACTGATCAAGCCCTCGATGAGCCGCGAAGACCATCGCTGAACGACGTGAATTTGGAGATTGTGTTGAAGAAGTCGGGGTATTGGCCGGGTGCGAGCGGCAGAGGGTTTGCGCTGAACGGATCTGACCAGCTCAGGCCGGTAGCGGCTGCGTCGGCATCGGGATGAGCTTGGCCACCTTGCGGAGGTTCTGAGCGGTGGCTGCCATATGGAACTTGTCCTTGGCACCGTTTGGACCGCGCAGGCGCAATCGGTCGAGCTTCAGTATGCGTTTGAGGTGCGCGAACAGCATCTCGACCTTCTTCCGCTGGCGCCGCGAAGTGACGTAGGCGTCGGTGGTGGCGATATCGCGGGCCAGGTCGCGACCCCCTTCGTGGATCGAACGGGTGACCTTGCGCGCCGGCATGTTGGGCGTGCAGCGTTCCCGCAGGGCGCAGCCGCCACAATCCTGCTGCCGGGCGCGATAGCGGATGAAGCCGTCCTGGCCGACATCGCTCCGCATCGTTGTGAAGTTGCGGTTCCTGGGGCGCAGGCGCTTGCCGCCGGGGCAGACGTAGCTGTCGTCGTCATGGTCGTAGGTGAAGGCATCGCGCTCGAACCTGCCGTCGCGGCGGGCGGACTTGTCGAACACCGGGATGTGCGGTTGGTTGTCGCGCTCGTGGACCAGCCAAGCGAGCATCTCGGCCGAGCCGTAGGCAGTGTCGGCGGCCAGCCGCTCGGGCCAGACGCCGAGGCGGTCCTGCACCCGCGCGATCATGCGCTTGCACGCGGTCACCTCGGCCTGACGTACCGCGGTGCTCGCTTCTACGTCCATGATAACGGCGTGGTCGAGGTCGATCAGGTAGTTGGTCGAGTAGGCGTAGAAGGCCGCCCCGCGATGCGCGCTCGTCCAGCGCGATGCCGGATCGGCCGGCGCCAGATACTTGGGCACCACCGGCGTCGCCGCGCCGAACGCGGCATCGTCGAGCACCGCCAGATACTCGCGCACCGCACGACTGTCGGCGTCCGGCGGCACGCCGTCGCTGCCCGGCCCGCCGGGCTGGTGGTTGGCATCGGCGCGGATCAGGCTGGCGTCGACCGCGAACTCTTCGCCGCCCACCAGTCCCTCGACCATGCAGCGCGCGACCGTCGTCTCGAACAAACGGCGCAACAGGTCGCTGTCGCGAAAGCGCCCGTGGCGGTTCTTCGAGAAGGTCGAGTGGTCCGGCACGTCGCCCTCCAGCCCCAACCGGCAGAACCAGCGATAGGCTAGGTTCAGATGCACCTCGTCGCACAGCCGCCGCTCGGACCGGATGCCCATGCAATAGCCGATGATGAGCATCCGGATCATCAATTCCGGATCGATCGAGGGGCGACCTGTGTCGCTGTAGAAGGACTTCAGATCCTTGCGGATGCCCGACAAATCCACGAACCGGTCGATCGAGCGCAGCAGATGATCCGCCGGCACGTGCCGCTCCAGGCTGAAGCTGTAGAACAGCGCCTCCTGTGCCACCGTCCGCTCGCCCATCATCGGCCCGTCTCCGCTCACTTCCCGGAGATTGAATCAGACCACCGACACCACTGCAAGCGAGCCCTTCTCAACACAATCTACTGAAAGCCGTCCTTCGCCGCCGAAGGCTAGAATGACGGCTTTGTCCCACCTCTCGCCATTTCCTTCATCGCTGGTCGAGGGGTCGGGCGAACATGGATGGACGTCCGAAGTTGGGGAGCACGAAACGACCGCTGAATGTCGTATTGTGGGTCCAAGGAGGCGTAGCAGTTCACGCGCGATTGTGGACGTTCTCGTGCTAAGCTCTGTCTATGACGGGTCTTCGCCAAGAAACCTTCGACATTTTGGTTGCATGCCGGGATCTGTTGGCGTTCACGCTGCCGACCAGCAACCGTTACTCGGTG encodes the following:
- a CDS encoding TonB-dependent receptor gives rise to the protein MFRFMLLTSAAAVALCPMPSFAQSSSADTRAATTKDDASIEDQAPLAQDRSVANAEGRSPGVEATQNIDQPVDAADIVITGYRASLGTAQQIKRNSDAILDAVVAQDIGKLPDNTAAESLARITGVQVTRGSDEVTGVLVRGLPNVATTFNGRDIFTAELRRSQLQDFPAGVLAGLEVYKSGTADLLEPGLAGLVNVRSNRPFDFSEKFVVAGGIRGTYNDQSKKYDPLGNILVSARSDTALGEIGVLVNASYAQAQYRNAVRWASGFVPTELPAGVTVSPASVGRAFRIPERVGVYNDSGKRWRPAVNASVQWKPADNLEVYYDFLFQGFRGRLANDLFETSLINNNAQLSNVVLRDGVPDQVQTLTKTGGERGQAFRSTVNNNTNTYQSAGGLKWNVGRARISTDLAYTRSQYDASEYSFDMSQSSPTRVDVNFFTNGGSAFDLPGYDRENAANYRWRGYFESLYVAKGAGWQWRGDVELDTDVSLFPRLQIGARWTDRDASLERGNRYAYTETLNIPLADTPAGALALTPDAFRGNVQGWTSWLMPSRQGIEGNAAALREFSRQALIRIVAANPNDGGYRDSLNRFSVPNVQLDPFQAFYAKEQTYAFYGQAKYEFDIGSFSFDGLVGARAVNTVGQYTGRGTLPVVVNGVVQTDANGIPITAAQDVQVRQNFIDVLPNVSLRIRPTDKLQIRFGFTKTRTVPDFGQLNPAFSITPNQSPRPGTVITNPDGTTTVVTQPANDPRFSAGLQGRPDYFGSGGNPNLAPLTSNNFDATIEYYFSRNASITAAFFYRDLFGFFNNYVQRFRDPVYGLVEVNRPLNAGAGRIRGVEVGGQTFLDFLPGLLSGFGVQANATYLDGQQRFPVDLIPASELPPFVAIPSLSKWSYNAALFYEKGTVSTRLSYNGRSRFLNGNLVVDGVYSGEGTENITRLDFSFNYTPIKQITLTLDAANLLAQPFRNYAQYAVNGESRFYPRDVRDEGRYYGIGARFRF
- a CDS encoding transposase, which translates into the protein MMGERTVAQEALFYSFSLERHVPADHLLRSIDRFVDLSGIRKDLKSFYSDTGRPSIDPELMIRMLIIGYCMGIRSERRLCDEVHLNLAYRWFCRLGLEGDVPDHSTFSKNRHGRFRDSDLLRRLFETTVARCMVEGLVGGEEFAVDASLIRADANHQPGGPGSDGVPPDADSRAVREYLAVLDDAAFGAATPVVPKYLAPADPASRWTSAHRGAAFYAYSTNYLIDLDHAVIMDVEASTAVRQAEVTACKRMIARVQDRLGVWPERLAADTAYGSAEMLAWLVHERDNQPHIPVFDKSARRDGRFERDAFTYDHDDDSYVCPGGKRLRPRNRNFTTMRSDVGQDGFIRYRARQQDCGGCALRERCTPNMPARKVTRSIHEGGRDLARDIATTDAYVTSRRQRKKVEMLFAHLKRILKLDRLRLRGPNGAKDKFHMAATAQNLRKVAKLIPMPTQPLPA